The Aminithiophilus ramosus genome contains a region encoding:
- the cls gene encoding cardiolipin synthase translates to MSDGSTLFLVLHNLFFFSVRLGALCVLPQRHPPAVAMTWLLIVLFWPLPGGLLYLALGSTKLPKLRRERHERALRRLRDVVGHGRSCPDPPLSEGASVVSRLGTKLAQWPVSRAETLELIDGETTLIDRLVEDIDGARESVHLLYYIFERDAVTAPLLEALERAAARGVACRLLLDDLGSKKYLRREGATLNGPLRLARALPLSRFRRGRLSARFDLRNHRKLAVIDGSVGFMGSHNITEATYGGKAQGRRWEDLTLRLTGPIVGQLQGVFLEDWYVETDEIIAAALPEERGCGGSFLQTVPSGPAYSTENYQRLVALALFQARERVVITTPYLIPDEGLLQALEVACLNGAAVDLIVPRRGDQFFVGRAAEAYFGRLMEIGVAIHLFGPDIVHAKTMTVDGQMAFFGSSNFDIRSFALNFELNMVLYGREVTGLIVEAQEGYLARSRRLDPGAWRERPLWKKTVEGVAKLLSPLL, encoded by the coding sequence ATGAGCGACGGGAGCACGCTTTTTCTCGTCCTCCACAACCTCTTCTTCTTCTCCGTCCGCCTCGGCGCGCTCTGCGTCCTCCCCCAGCGCCACCCTCCGGCCGTGGCCATGACCTGGCTGCTGATCGTCCTCTTCTGGCCCCTCCCCGGCGGCCTTCTCTACCTGGCCCTGGGGTCGACGAAACTGCCCAAGCTCCGCCGCGAGCGCCACGAAAGGGCCCTGAGGCGTCTGAGGGACGTCGTCGGCCACGGCCGAAGCTGTCCCGATCCCCCTCTCTCCGAGGGAGCCTCCGTCGTGAGCCGCCTGGGGACCAAGCTGGCCCAGTGGCCCGTCAGCCGGGCCGAGACGCTGGAGCTCATCGACGGCGAGACGACCCTCATCGACCGCCTCGTCGAGGACATCGACGGGGCCCGGGAGTCGGTCCATCTCCTCTACTACATCTTCGAGCGCGACGCCGTCACGGCACCTCTGCTCGAGGCCCTGGAACGGGCCGCAGCGCGGGGCGTCGCCTGTCGGCTCCTTCTCGACGACCTGGGCTCCAAGAAATACCTCAGGCGAGAGGGGGCGACCCTGAACGGGCCCCTCCGCCTCGCCCGCGCCCTCCCCCTCTCCCGCTTCCGACGGGGCAGGCTCTCGGCCCGCTTCGACCTGCGCAACCACCGCAAGCTGGCCGTCATCGACGGATCGGTGGGCTTCATGGGCTCCCACAACATCACCGAGGCCACCTACGGCGGCAAGGCCCAGGGGCGAAGGTGGGAGGACCTGACGCTCCGTCTGACGGGCCCCATCGTCGGCCAGCTCCAGGGCGTCTTCCTCGAGGACTGGTACGTCGAGACGGACGAGATCATCGCCGCCGCCCTTCCCGAGGAGAGGGGCTGCGGCGGCTCCTTCCTCCAGACCGTCCCCAGCGGCCCGGCCTACTCGACGGAGAACTACCAGCGCCTCGTCGCCCTGGCCCTCTTCCAGGCCCGGGAACGGGTCGTCATCACCACGCCCTACCTCATCCCCGACGAGGGGCTCCTCCAGGCCCTGGAGGTGGCCTGCCTCAACGGCGCCGCCGTCGATCTCATCGTTCCCCGCCGAGGCGACCAGTTTTTCGTCGGCCGCGCCGCCGAGGCCTATTTCGGCCGCCTCATGGAGATCGGCGTGGCCATCCACCTCTTCGGCCCCGACATCGTCCACGCCAAGACGATGACCGTCGACGGCCAGATGGCCTTCTTCGGCTCGAGCAACTTCGACATCCGCTCCTTCGCCCTCAACTTCGAGCTCAACATGGTCCTCTACGGCAGGGAGGTGACGGGCCTCATCGTCGAGGCCCAGGAGGGCTATCTGGCCCGGTCGCGGCGCCTCGACCCCGGCGCCTGGCGGGAACGCCCCCTCTGGAAGAAGACCGTCGAGGGCGTGGCCAAACTCCTCAGTCCCCTCCTCTGA
- a CDS encoding LysR family transcriptional regulator produces METRHLTTFLAIVERGGFTEAARRLGYSQSTVSAHIQALEEAVGAPLFDRKGRRPGLTEEGSRLRALAEEMLALEARIGALGERGREPSGALRIGAAESVTVARLGDVLALYRQSFPSVSLSLTNASCAQIVEGVLKGETDLAALIMPLVRHPDLEVAILSREAMVFVGSARTERDALLRGLATGNLEEGFLFTEQGCSYRITVESLFRRQGLVPGRVMAFSSVEAIKRCVQSDMGLSFLPRLYIEEELREGTLRELEAPPLEEVFLIQLAWRKKRPLSAAARAFIDLARERALRWDGNVPGKGGEGDGAPPGRPSSPDGNRRGAA; encoded by the coding sequence ATGGAGACCCGCCATCTGACGACCTTCCTCGCCATCGTCGAAAGGGGGGGCTTCACCGAGGCCGCCCGGCGGCTGGGCTACTCCCAATCGACCGTATCGGCCCACATCCAGGCCCTCGAGGAGGCCGTCGGCGCCCCCCTCTTCGATCGGAAGGGGCGCAGGCCAGGCCTCACCGAAGAGGGCTCCCGCCTCCGGGCCCTCGCCGAGGAGATGCTGGCCCTGGAGGCGCGCATCGGGGCTCTGGGCGAGAGGGGGAGGGAACCCTCGGGCGCCCTCCGCATCGGGGCGGCCGAAAGCGTCACCGTCGCCCGCCTGGGCGACGTCCTGGCCCTCTACCGGCAGAGTTTTCCCTCCGTCTCGCTCAGCCTGACCAACGCCTCCTGCGCCCAGATCGTCGAGGGCGTCCTGAAGGGGGAGACGGACCTGGCGGCCCTCATCATGCCCCTCGTCCGCCACCCCGACCTGGAGGTGGCCATCCTGAGCCGGGAGGCCATGGTCTTCGTGGGCTCGGCACGGACGGAGAGAGACGCTCTCCTGAGGGGACTCGCGACGGGGAACCTCGAAGAGGGCTTCCTCTTCACCGAACAGGGATGCAGCTACCGCATCACCGTCGAGAGCCTCTTCCGCCGCCAGGGCCTCGTTCCCGGCCGGGTCATGGCCTTTTCCAGCGTCGAGGCCATCAAGCGCTGCGTCCAGAGCGACATGGGCCTCTCCTTCCTGCCGCGCCTCTACATCGAGGAGGAGCTCCGCGAGGGAACGCTCCGCGAGCTGGAGGCGCCTCCCCTGGAGGAGGTCTTCCTGATCCAGCTCGCCTGGCGAAAGAAGCGCCCTCTCTCGGCGGCGGCCAGGGCCTTCATCGACCTCGCCCGAGAGAGGGCGCTACGGTGGGACGGGAATGTTCCGGGAAAGGGAGGGGAGGGAGACGGAGCGCCTCCGGGCAGGCCCTCCTCCCCCGACGGAAACCGTCGCGGGGCGGCCTGA
- a CDS encoding APC family permease, giving the protein MRKKMSVPALAGLLVGPVLGSGILLLPPLVLQGARALSFEAWALTVLLMGLFAAVTAALSLRFPGDGGLTEAVGRAFGPAFRDVCGCLLAGAVCFGPAAVLLTAGQYLAGESLLSGRALAGALFLALPAFFVIRRRAAFVGHLALWASSLIAVVLLAASLYVLFHPAEPLLLDRPSPLQFGKVVMLLFWAVIGWEILGNYSAEIETPERTIPKAAGLAFAAVAAVDLAVAAALPRSPATEGALPSMTDLLRPLFGLLATPLLLLLGTLLCLCTYVMIVGGVARLVASLAERGRLPRFLAVRNEGGVPARAASALTAMHVVQIGAVALGLVDVADLIGVANGLFLLNALLVVAAGARLFPSPAARWGSLALAPGFLLLFAMADRLSLLAAVAALLVSLAGGGKEGSPLLGGGWAEAEGVRGGD; this is encoded by the coding sequence TTGCGAAAGAAAATGAGCGTTCCGGCCCTGGCCGGTCTTCTCGTCGGGCCCGTTCTGGGCTCGGGAATCCTGCTCCTCCCCCCTCTGGTGCTTCAGGGGGCTCGTGCCCTCTCCTTCGAGGCCTGGGCCCTGACGGTTCTCCTCATGGGGCTCTTCGCCGCCGTCACGGCCGCCCTGAGCCTTCGCTTTCCCGGCGACGGGGGGCTGACGGAGGCCGTGGGACGGGCCTTCGGTCCCGCCTTCCGCGACGTCTGCGGCTGTCTTCTGGCCGGGGCGGTCTGCTTCGGCCCGGCGGCGGTTCTCCTGACGGCGGGACAGTATCTGGCCGGGGAGTCCCTTCTTTCGGGCCGGGCCCTGGCGGGAGCCCTCTTTCTGGCCCTTCCGGCTTTTTTCGTCATCAGGAGACGGGCCGCTTTCGTGGGACACCTGGCCCTCTGGGCCTCGTCCCTCATCGCCGTCGTCCTTCTGGCGGCGAGCCTTTACGTCCTCTTCCACCCGGCCGAACCCCTTCTTCTGGACAGGCCGTCGCCCCTCCAGTTCGGCAAGGTCGTCATGCTTCTTTTCTGGGCCGTCATCGGCTGGGAGATTCTGGGCAACTACAGCGCCGAGATCGAAACTCCGGAGCGGACCATCCCGAAGGCGGCGGGCCTGGCCTTCGCCGCCGTCGCCGCCGTCGATCTGGCCGTGGCCGCCGCCCTGCCCCGAAGCCCTGCGACGGAAGGGGCCCTGCCCTCCATGACCGATCTGCTCCGGCCCCTTTTCGGCCTGCTGGCGACGCCTCTGCTCCTTCTGCTGGGGACGCTGCTCTGCCTGTGCACCTACGTCATGATCGTCGGCGGCGTGGCCCGCCTCGTCGCCTCCCTGGCCGAGAGGGGCCGTCTCCCCCGCTTCCTGGCCGTCCGAAACGAAGGAGGCGTTCCCGCCAGGGCCGCCTCGGCACTGACGGCGATGCACGTCGTCCAGATCGGGGCCGTGGCCCTGGGCCTCGTCGACGTGGCCGATCTCATCGGCGTCGCCAACGGCCTCTTCCTGCTCAACGCCCTTCTCGTCGTCGCGGCCGGGGCGAGACTTTTCCCGAGTCCGGCGGCGCGCTGGGGATCGCTGGCTCTGGCTCCGGGCTTTCTGCTTCTTTTCGCCATGGCCGACCGGCTCTCCCTCCTGGCGGCCGTCGCCGCCCTCCTCGTCTCCCTGGCGGGGGGCGGAAAAGAGGGAAGCCCCCTCCTTGGAGGGGGCTGGGCCGAGGCGGAAGGCGTCAGAGGAGGGGACTGA
- a CDS encoding endonuclease/exonuclease/phosphatase family protein produces MRILFYNIRYGTGCGWSYHLPFPFAGFFRPARGGTERIGALLDDLDVDVACLCEVDGGSYRQGGRNQARSLAPRSWNHAFSPKYGTSPLSRLPLLSTQGNAVLSRLPIVASRENLFSRGVKRSLLEVEFPGFTVLLAHLSLGRSARKTQLEELALRCRSLDRPLLVGGDFNLLRGSQELKPLLEATGLVDADATARPTFPSRRPTRRLDCLLTTPDVRVRTFDLPDVTLSDHLPLLCDVDIASGRDRR; encoded by the coding sequence ATGAGGATTCTCTTCTATAACATCCGTTACGGCACGGGATGCGGCTGGAGCTACCACCTTCCCTTCCCCTTCGCCGGCTTTTTCCGGCCCGCCCGAGGCGGGACGGAACGCATCGGCGCCCTCCTCGACGACCTCGACGTGGACGTGGCCTGCCTCTGCGAGGTCGACGGCGGCTCCTACCGCCAGGGCGGCCGAAATCAGGCCCGGAGCCTGGCCCCGCGGTCCTGGAACCACGCCTTCTCCCCCAAATACGGCACGTCACCCCTGAGCCGACTGCCCCTGCTCTCCACTCAGGGCAACGCCGTCCTGAGCCGCCTTCCCATCGTCGCCTCCAGGGAAAACCTCTTCTCCCGGGGCGTCAAAAGAAGCCTTCTGGAGGTGGAATTTCCCGGTTTCACCGTCCTCCTGGCCCACCTCTCCCTGGGACGGAGCGCCCGGAAGACGCAGCTCGAAGAGCTGGCCCTGCGCTGCCGGAGCCTGGACAGACCGCTCCTCGTCGGCGGCGACTTCAACCTCCTCCGGGGCTCGCAGGAGCTGAAGCCCCTCCTGGAGGCGACGGGCCTCGTCGACGCCGACGCGACGGCCCGCCCCACCTTCCCCAGCCGCAGGCCGACGCGGCGCCTCGACTGCCTTCTGACGACGCCCGACGTGCGCGTCAGGACCTTCGACCTTCCCGACGTGACCCTCTCGGACCACCTCCCCCTCCTCTGCGACGTCGACATCGCCTCCGGGAGGGATCGGCGATGA
- a CDS encoding APC family permease — MAQLRKEITMTRGVVLAVTMILGSGLFGLPGLALEMGTPHEALAAWVLISLAMIPLIFIFSDLGVRFTTAAGLSRYAEEAVGPWGNNAVVYLMIGSVAFGMPAMSNIAAAYIVRLVGASESAVIPFSLLFIVAMTASNFFGVRATSAVNGLAFSTLAGLLVIVIAHNMGFIDRGLAALGETASGEEPLAFRSVASICALLFWAFLGWENLSYGLEEFQNPRRNIPVAFWGSFFVVTALYLLLALTSTGAALSGHSVGGAAGMADLLPRSFGEKGLIVVMILVLLANGNVWVFSISRMLYAGARDAILPAPLARLDGRGIPRLSLFVLLALFSAVTVMAPLTGLSTGQLVILVSQNFVFLFAFAIVAYWRLTRGAKRWLVSGGATLTSALLLSDLSWWVLFPAGLTAAGYLVWRRGAKG, encoded by the coding sequence ATGGCCCAACTGCGCAAGGAAATCACCATGACCCGCGGCGTCGTCCTGGCCGTGACGATGATTCTCGGATCGGGCCTCTTCGGCCTGCCCGGCCTGGCCCTCGAGATGGGAACGCCTCACGAGGCCCTGGCGGCCTGGGTCCTCATCTCCCTGGCCATGATCCCCCTCATCTTCATCTTCTCCGACCTGGGCGTCCGCTTCACCACCGCGGCGGGCCTCTCCCGCTACGCAGAGGAGGCCGTGGGACCCTGGGGCAACAACGCCGTCGTCTACCTCATGATCGGCAGCGTCGCCTTCGGCATGCCGGCCATGTCCAACATCGCCGCCGCCTACATCGTCCGCCTCGTCGGAGCCTCGGAGAGCGCCGTCATCCCCTTCTCCCTCCTCTTCATCGTGGCCATGACGGCCAGCAACTTCTTCGGCGTCCGGGCCACATCGGCCGTCAACGGCCTGGCCTTCTCGACCCTTGCCGGCCTTCTCGTCATCGTCATCGCCCACAACATGGGCTTCATCGATCGGGGCCTGGCGGCCCTGGGAGAGACCGCCTCAGGCGAAGAGCCCCTCGCCTTCCGTTCCGTGGCCTCCATCTGCGCCCTCCTCTTCTGGGCCTTTCTGGGATGGGAGAACCTCTCCTACGGCCTCGAGGAGTTCCAGAACCCCCGGAGGAACATTCCCGTCGCCTTCTGGGGGAGCTTTTTCGTCGTCACGGCCCTCTACCTCCTCCTGGCCCTGACGAGCACGGGAGCGGCCCTCTCGGGCCATTCCGTCGGCGGCGCCGCAGGGATGGCCGATCTTCTCCCCCGCAGCTTCGGCGAGAAGGGGCTCATCGTCGTCATGATCCTCGTCCTCCTGGCCAACGGGAACGTCTGGGTCTTCTCCATCAGCCGCATGCTCTACGCCGGCGCCCGCGACGCCATCCTCCCCGCCCCCCTGGCCCGCCTCGACGGCCGGGGCATTCCCCGCCTGAGCCTTTTCGTCCTTCTGGCCCTCTTCTCGGCCGTCACCGTCATGGCCCCCCTGACGGGGCTGTCGACGGGGCAGCTCGTCATCCTCGTGAGTCAGAACTTCGTCTTCCTCTTCGCCTTCGCCATCGTCGCCTACTGGCGCCTCACCCGAGGGGCGAAGCGGTGGCTCGTCAGCGGCGGGGCGACCCTCACGTCGGCCCTGCTCCTCTCGGACCTCTCCTGGTGGGTCCTCTTCCCGGCAGGTCTCACCGCCGCAGGCTACCTCGTCTGGAGACGGGGAGCGAAGGGCTAG